TGAGGGATGAAGATTTATCAAAAATGGAGAACTTGAAACTGCTCATATtaaatcaatcaaaattttCAGGAAGCTCCAAATTTCTTTCCGATTCCCTATGCTATCTTTTGTGGAATGGTTGTCCTTTGACGTGTTTGCCATCAAACTTTCAACCATATAACCTTGTAGAATTGAATATGCCGGATAGTAGCATTGTGCAACTATGGGAAGAAATCCAGGTATGTCTCTAATTATTGCATTTTCATATTTTCCTATCCACCGTAGAAATGTACTATCTCTGTCTAATACAACAGAAATTCAACCTACATGGTATAAAAAGCACTACCAGATTAAAATTAAGTTAATGAAACCAAATGCAAAGCAAACAATCATACATCCAAAGCACAATCCAACAAGTCCAATTCGGGATCCGAAACTATAGATTGTAAATAAAAATGGTGTAAAAGACTGCAATCTCTTAAGGACGACAAACGAAACTGACCGTCAACACGATAATAGATAACCAACCGACAACTCGCTGCAGCAACTAACTGCAAGCAAAGGCCATTTCTAGCCAAGTCTGCGACGGAACAGATAAGAGCCAAGACAGGGAACCAAAATCAcgaatgttaaaaaaaaattattggagtAATAAAGGTTTAGTAGGTTGGGGTATGACTTTCAGTGAAATCCAAAGGTAAACCATAGATAAAATCCTCAGGTAGATCCGTAGGTACAATCCCCAGGTAATTTCGCAgtaaaatattcaaattattAGTACCACaacatcatttttctttttcacatgATAGGAATTCACCTATACTATATTTTTGAGATccatattaaaaaaactaatcaaatttagatctattatttaataaatcaaGACGCAAttctataataaaaatttagtatttaaaTGCGCATAAACTTAATCAATAGTAAGCGTACATCCAAAATATCATACTGAAAGCATGTAACAAAATTACATGTTTAATTTAAgctaaacttaaaaaaattactctttaGCTCCTTCAAACAAAATGCCTCATAAAATGCTAGATATTGGTGAGGATATTAGCAAAGAATCCACCGTTGGATGAAATACAGATACCTTTGAAATTAtcaaaagaagaaaggaaaattCATAAAACAACAATGAAAGCAAACTTTTGTGgtataaaaatattgaatgcAAGTAGGTTTGTAATTAAGTTGCTTCTTACTGTAATTTATTATTGCAGTTTTGAAATCATAATTGAGTGAATTGTTGAATTTCAAGTTTTAATACAACAATAATAACATATTGGTGGTTATTTCTTGCTGCCCAGGATCTCCCCAATTTGAAAAGGATGGAACTGAGCAACTCCAAAAATCTAAAGGTGACTCCAAGGTTTGAAGGGATGCAAAATCTTGAGCGGTTAGATCTTACAGGATGCATAAATTTGTCGGTGGTGCATCCATCAATTGGACTCCTTACAAAACTAGAATTTTTGAGTTTGCAAAACTGTACTAGTCTAGTCACCCTTGTTTTTCGCTATGCACCAAGACTAATGTCTTTGAGAGTTCTTAGTCTCTCTGGCTGTACAAAACTTGAAAACACTCTGAATTTTACCGAATTATCAAATCTCCAGTACCTAGATATGGATCGATGTGCAAGTTTATCCACAATTCATGAATCTGTTGAGGCTCTTGAAGAGCTTACATTTTTAAGTTTGAGAGAGTGCACAAATCTTGTTGGAATACCTGACGGCCTTAATAATATGACATCTCTTACAACTCTAGATCTATATGGCTGCTTGAAATTTACCAATCTGCCCCTGAGAGTTGTCAATGATCATTCTTCCCTAGAATCTCTGATTTTTCTGGACTTAAGCTTTTGCAATATTTCTAAAGTACCTAAGGATATTGGAAAATTAAGGTGTTTAGAAAGACTAAATCTTCAGGGAAATAAATTTACTGAACTTCCTTCCAGCTTGAGTTGGCTTGACAATCTATCATATTTAAACTTGTCTCACTGTCATAAGCTTCAAAGTTTGCGTTATCTCCCAAAAAGAAGTGGTCAATCAAATTCTGCGGGAAGATATTTTAAAACAACATCTGAATCCCGTAATCATAGATCAGGATTATATGTGTTTGACTCTCCCAATTGCACGCAGTGCAGATTCTTTGTCAACGCCCTCATCCAGAGATGGATACTAACAATGTTTGAGGTGTGTAATACTCTGCCTATCTCCCCTTGCtttctttccttatttatatTGTTTATATGTGTTTTTTCTATACTATTATGTCATCAAACTCTACATAAATCATTGATTTTGGTGGTtctcaataacatatgaaatggttttaaatttttataaaaatttacgTGAATTAtccatatgatataaactttcaatctaatgatagattttataaaatttatattcgctAAAatgttattgagcggtgtaacattattAATATGCCTTTGTCCgttaacttttttgtttttaacagGAACCTCTTTCCTTTCGGTGTGGCTTTGACATTGTTCTTCCTTGGTACAAGAATACTAGTGATTCTGTTGGAAATCACttcatttcaatattttttcatCATCGGTTTGAAGGGGGTTCAATAGTAAGAATAAATGACCCTGTCATGGATGTTTGCCTCGGTTTTCTCTTTTATGTAACATTTGAGTTAAATAATCACCCTGTACTATCTAGTTCTTCACATCAATCGCTCTCTTCGTCACTGCCACATcctttttatctttcttttgagAGTGAATACACCGAAGAACGCTTTGATATGCCACTTAATTTGGAACTAAACAAGATTGACGGCTTAAACTACATTTGGGTAATCTATATTTCTCAGGAACACTGCCATTTTGTGAAAACAGGGGCACACATCACATTTAAAGCCCGCCAAGGTTTGATTATCAAGGAATGGGGATTGCTTCCCTTAACCAAGATAAACACAGAGGAGGGCGGAGAAATTGAATTTGATGCACCATCTCTTTCTTTGGAGAATGTGAATATAAAACAAAGAAGCAGCGGCAGTAGCTGTATGCCTAAAATCCAATTTCCTTACAACTGGTTTGTTTCTGACAAAGATGAAGCTGAGAGGGATGAAGCCAAGGGAAAAGAAACTGATCTCTTTAATCTTGGCCTTTTAACTGAAAGTTCAcaattgttgtaaaaaaaaaaaacactgaaAGTTCACAATGAAAATAACACAATATATTTCTCCCAGTCCTGAGGTAGTTATCTTCTTAAATATGAGTctataacaaaatattaattgaaattatatgccATTGTTAATTATTGACTAACTACATGGTTAATTTAATGATGTATATCACTGTTACACCATGCTCATTTTCATTCCATATGTTGAGACATACTTCGAGATTTTTAGTTATTGTTCCAAATTTGGCCTCCGCTCTACATATGAATTACACTGCATTTTTTGCTAACTTGCATCGTCATTCTTATGCATTTTCATGTGGATAATAGAtccacatttttttctttctgtcaGGGGATGCTTTTCGTATGCTGCAGATATGGTTTCTGATCTTTGCTTATGCAACTATATATGACCACTAGCTTAATCTATAAGGACTCAAGTTTGTGGAAAACAGTTTTACTCGACAACATCAATCTGGTGCTAAGAGTTGGGAACTTGAAGTGTTTTAATATAA
This genomic interval from Trifolium pratense cultivar HEN17-A07 linkage group LG6, ARS_RC_1.1, whole genome shotgun sequence contains the following:
- the LOC123893057 gene encoding disease resistance protein RUN1-like isoform X1 — translated: MSLSWIPLLPHIIQALTGRRPSVQRGTDDKTQSYRYDVFISFRGPDTRNTFVDHLYSHLIRKGIFTFKDDKQLQKGESISPQLLQAIQHSRCSIIVFSKDYASSTWCLDEMAAIADCRAKFKQIVFPVFYDVDPSHVRNQNGVFENAFVLHTEKFKDDPHKVDGWKRAMTCFAGLTGWDVRNKQEVEEIENIVQTVIEKLGHKFSGYADDLIGIQPQVRALEKLLKLSSHDDRCLVLGIWGMDGIGKTTLATVLYDTISHHYQFGACCFIENVSTIYREDGAIAVQKQILHQTLKEKNLDAYSRSEISGIIINRLKNIKVLIVLDDVDSFVQLQELHLNPRLLHPESRIIITTIDLNILELYGADKIHKVELMNYIDARKLLCRKAFQSDNSSSDYAELIPKVLEYAQGLPLAIRVMGSFLFNRDTKKWRATLDGLEKNPNSGTMKVLQSSFEGLENREREIFLHVACFFEGEREDYVRRILHACELQPDIGISLIVEKSFITIRNQEIHMHKILQELGKQIVRKEHPDEPRLWSRLWLYRDLNDAIRKLKAIKAKAIILNQMEDVSKFKQLRDEDLSKMENLKLLILNQSKFSGSSKFLSDSLCYLLWNGCPLTCLPSNFQPYNLVELNMPDSSIVQLWEEIQDLPNLKRMELSNSKNLKVTPRFEGMQNLERLDLTGCINLSVVHPSIGLLTKLEFLSLQNCTSLVTLVFRYAPRLMSLRVLSLSGCTKLENTLNFTELSNLQYLDMDRCASLSTIHESVEALEELTFLSLRECTNLVGIPDGLNNMTSLTTLDLYGCLKFTNLPLRVVNDHSSLESLIFLDLSFCNISKVPKDIGKLRCLERLNLQGNKFTELPSSLSWLDNLSYLNLSHCHKLQSLRYLPKRSGQSNSAGRYFKTTSESRNHRSGLYVFDSPNCTQCRFFVNALIQRWILTMFEEPLSFRCGFDIVLPWYKNTSDSVGNHFISIFFHHRFEGGSIVRINDPVMDVCLGFLFYVTFELNNHPVLSSSSHQSLSSSLPHPFYLSFESEYTEERFDMPLNLELNKIDGLNYIWVIYISQEHCHFVKTGAHITFKARQGLIIKEWGLLPLTKINTEEGGEIEFDAPSLSLENVNIKQRSSGSSCMPKIQFPYNWFVSDKDEAERDEAKGKETDLFNLGLLTESSQLL